DNA from Deinococcota bacterium:
GTGGGCGTGTCTGAGCTCATCCTCGAGTTCCTCCTCGTCCAGATTGGGATACGCAAGGTCGTGGCCGGTGTACCACTGGATTGCTTCCCAGCGGCTCATGTTCAAGAGCCCTCCAGCTTTGCCCAGGCTCATTCGCCCTTCGCTCACCAGCTTTAAGAGAAGCCCCTCCAAGACCTCTTGTTGGAGCATTTTGGATCCTACGGCCTCAACAACCTCTTGAGGTAAATCCAGCTGCACAGCCATAGTAGGCTCCTTTCTTGCCTATGATCTTATAAGGCCTGATGGTTTTTACTGGTAGTCAGCCAGCCTTCTTTTGATGGGTCATTGCGAGGAGCGAAGTATCCCGATTCGCGCAGCACTTCGCAGGAAGGGTGGAGCGAAGCGAGTTTCGCGAAGCACTCCGTAGGACTCGCGCAACGTCTCGAAGAGTTCGCGCAGCTTCCCGAAGGGGCGAAGTCGTGCGAAGCAACGCGGCAATCTCGGCGCGGTAGCGGCACAAGAGTCGCCACGCTGCTGAAGAGCCCTCAGCAGGGCGTATCATGCCGTCATGTATCGGTGACCTGCGCCACCATATTTGGTACTATCAGGCCTGAGCCGCTCTGAGAAACTGATCGGCAAACTGCTGGGCTTCCCGACCGAAATGCGCTTCTCGGAAGTAAAAAAGATTCTGGAGTGGCACGGCTATGTAGAGGACAACTCTGAGGGTAGCCACCACGTTTTTCGCAAGGCGGGCGCGCCCCGTATCGACATCCCCAAAAAAGGCGGTCAGACCGTCAAGCGCGTCTACCTCAAGCTGCTTGCTGAAAAGCTTAGACTGGAGGAGTAGATGTTAGGCGACGAGAAGAACCTGGAATATTACCTAAGCCTCAAGTATCCGCTCTCGATTCGCCCTCTGAGCGAGGAGGACGGTGGTTACTACGCGGTCTATCCCGACTTCGGCGGCGCCACGGCTCATGGCGACGGCGAGAGCATCGAGGAGGCCATCAAAGAGGCCAACCTCTCAAAGCGCCTGACCCTCGAGTCGCTATTCGAGCATGGCGATCCCGTTCCCCAGCCCGGCGCCCTCGAGAGCTATAGCGGCAAGTTCAACGTTCGCGTGCCCAAGAGCCTGCACCGGCAACTCGCCCTCGAGGCGGAGCGCGAGGGCGTCAGCCTCAACATGCTCATCGTCAGCAGGCTGAGCGCCGGGCGGCAACCGTCGTAACTGGGCCGGCAACCGGGTCAACCGTGACAGCAGCCTCGAGCTAGGGAAGGGCTCGAGCGCCCTGCCGCCGGTGCCGGCGG
Protein-coding regions in this window:
- a CDS encoding UPF0175 family protein produces the protein MLQQEVLEGLLLKLVSEGRMSLGKAGGLLNMSRWEAIQWYTGHDLAYPNLDEEELEDELRHAHED
- a CDS encoding type II toxin-antitoxin system HicA family toxin, with protein sequence MVLSGLSRSEKLIGKLLGFPTEMRFSEVKKILEWHGYVEDNSEGSHHVFRKAGAPRIDIPKKGGQTVKRVYLKLLAEKLRLEE
- a CDS encoding toxin-antitoxin system HicB family antitoxin, giving the protein MLGDEKNLEYYLSLKYPLSIRPLSEEDGGYYAVYPDFGGATAHGDGESIEEAIKEANLSKRLTLESLFEHGDPVPQPGALESYSGKFNVRVPKSLHRQLALEAEREGVSLNMLIVSRLSAGRQPS